A window from Archangium lipolyticum encodes these proteins:
- a CDS encoding DUF4265 domain-containing protein, which yields MARLVAVDVPPEEPYEKLKAFLEQGEHAGRFEYEEACLGFP from the coding sequence ATGGCGCGCCTGGTGGCCGTGGATGTTCCACCCGAGGAGCCATACGAGAAGCTCAAAGCCTTCCTGGAGCAGGGTGAGCACGCCGGGCGGTTCGAGTACGAGGAGGCATGTCTCGGCTTTCCATGA